The Chelatococcus sp. HY11 genome includes a window with the following:
- a CDS encoding oxaloacetate decarboxylase, with the protein MSRRSTFRELVDDRNLLVMPGAYDGLSARIIEAEGFHALVAGGYAAIGSMMGEPDGGQSNMRDMVDHYARIVGAVEIPVYVDADTGFGGVHNVAKAVRALEATGAAGLFFSDQVFPNRCGYLPGKQVVPVEVMLARIAAALDARTDAHFFIGTRTDCLSLTGLDDAIERCQMFVEAGVDMAKPQGADTRAQIARSMAEIPGPHFATLSQAAGNHPTGLEGMRELGVAAVTMPSISLFAAAQGVRRAIAKLAATGSAADLADQLMPLPEYYELVGLDAFQSREKSYDDRAAAIVARRKRARI; encoded by the coding sequence ATGAGCCGACGCTCGACGTTCCGGGAACTCGTCGATGACCGGAACTTGCTGGTGATGCCGGGGGCCTATGACGGGCTTTCGGCGCGTATCATCGAGGCGGAAGGATTCCATGCCCTCGTCGCCGGGGGCTATGCGGCGATCGGCTCGATGATGGGCGAGCCTGACGGTGGCCAATCGAACATGCGTGACATGGTCGATCATTACGCCCGTATCGTCGGCGCCGTCGAAATCCCCGTCTATGTCGACGCGGATACCGGCTTCGGCGGTGTGCACAATGTCGCGAAGGCGGTTCGTGCTCTTGAGGCGACAGGGGCGGCCGGTCTCTTCTTCAGCGACCAGGTCTTTCCTAATCGCTGCGGTTATTTGCCGGGCAAGCAGGTCGTACCGGTCGAGGTCATGTTGGCGCGCATCGCGGCCGCGCTCGATGCCAGGACGGACGCGCACTTCTTCATCGGCACGCGCACAGATTGCCTAAGCCTGACGGGGCTCGACGATGCGATCGAGCGCTGTCAGATGTTCGTCGAGGCCGGCGTTGACATGGCCAAACCCCAGGGTGCCGATACGCGCGCGCAGATCGCCCGTTCGATGGCGGAAATACCCGGCCCCCATTTCGCCACGCTGTCACAGGCGGCCGGTAACCATCCAACAGGCCTCGAGGGAATGCGAGAGCTGGGGGTCGCGGCCGTCACGATGCCATCGATCAGCTTGTTTGCGGCGGCTCAGGGTGTGCGCAGGGCAATTGCCAAGCTGGCAGCGACCGGGAGCGCGGCTGATCTCGCGGATCAGCTCATGCCACTACCAGAGTACTATGAACTGGTCGGGTTAGACGCGTTCCAGTCCAGGGAGAAATCCTACGACGATCGCGCTGCCGCCATCGTCGCGCGGCGGAAGCGGGCCAGGATTTAG
- a CDS encoding tripartite tricarboxylate transporter TctB family protein produces MSRLGSIVRDGDIVSGALLAALGTYIISRASTWDYMTANGPGPGFFPLWYGICIVALSLALVGHALFKGISETHEPIDWRGVGRAIVTWLAFVIATALMPFLGFVIAFTLLCLCLIHIVFRQPLLRAIVASVAITAVFKLIFVVLLQLDLPIGPLGI; encoded by the coding sequence ATGTCACGACTTGGCAGCATCGTCCGCGACGGGGATATCGTTTCCGGCGCTCTCCTGGCGGCGTTGGGTACCTACATCATTTCAAGGGCTTCCACCTGGGACTATATGACCGCGAACGGGCCGGGACCTGGCTTTTTCCCCCTGTGGTACGGCATCTGTATCGTGGCGCTGTCGCTGGCGCTGGTCGGACACGCTCTTTTCAAAGGCATCAGCGAGACTCATGAGCCAATCGACTGGCGGGGCGTTGGCCGTGCCATCGTCACCTGGCTCGCCTTCGTCATCGCGACGGCTCTGATGCCCTTTCTCGGCTTCGTCATCGCCTTCACGCTGCTTTGCCTCTGCCTGATCCACATCGTCTTCCGGCAGCCACTGCTGCGGGCAATCGTGGCGTCCGTGGCGATCACCGCGGTCTTCAAGCTCATATTTGTCGTCTTGTTGCAGCTCGATCTGCCCATCGGCCCGCTAGGTATCTAA
- a CDS encoding AbrB family transcriptional regulator has protein sequence MPAVLHAIGALLIGACGGAVFLFLHLPLPWTLGSLTAVGIAAALGSPFLIPAQVRHVARPVVGVLAGSTFTAEVLGNIVLWWPIIPAMLLYTLATAFLGWLYFQRLCKFDRGTALFASFPGGLGELTLLGGSLGADSRKLALVHSARVITVIFCVPFLVQALVAGPVNGGNVAVTASHSATIAPLDWLILGACAVGGYFTRNAFRLVGGAMVAALLFSAVAHASGLTGAQPPAWLVALVQVTIGAIVGSRLGGTTHRELGRTMVQGALWSLVLIGLAVATAFACSQLVSFDVPTLILALSPGGLVEITLLAYAIGFEVAFVVTTQICRIVGTMVLAPLMFQLFDNRNP, from the coding sequence ATGCCGGCCGTTCTCCACGCAATCGGCGCGTTGCTGATCGGAGCCTGTGGCGGCGCGGTATTTCTGTTCCTCCATCTGCCATTGCCCTGGACGCTCGGCTCACTGACCGCCGTGGGGATCGCTGCGGCCTTGGGCAGCCCGTTCCTCATTCCAGCCCAGGTCCGGCACGTCGCGCGCCCGGTCGTCGGCGTGTTGGCTGGAAGCACCTTCACGGCGGAGGTGCTGGGCAACATTGTTCTCTGGTGGCCGATCATCCCCGCGATGCTCCTTTACACGCTGGCCACCGCGTTCCTTGGCTGGCTCTACTTCCAGCGTCTGTGCAAATTCGATCGGGGGACGGCACTCTTCGCGAGCTTTCCCGGAGGCCTCGGCGAACTCACGCTGTTGGGAGGCTCGCTCGGCGCGGACAGTCGCAAGCTCGCGCTTGTTCATTCGGCACGGGTCATCACCGTCATCTTCTGCGTGCCCTTCCTGGTCCAGGCGCTTGTCGCGGGGCCCGTGAACGGTGGCAATGTCGCGGTCACCGCCAGCCATAGCGCCACTATCGCGCCTCTCGACTGGCTCATCCTTGGCGCCTGCGCTGTTGGCGGATATTTCACGCGCAATGCCTTCCGTTTGGTGGGCGGTGCGATGGTCGCCGCGCTGCTGTTCAGCGCCGTGGCACATGCGAGCGGTTTGACAGGCGCGCAGCCGCCAGCGTGGCTGGTCGCGCTGGTTCAGGTGACGATCGGCGCTATCGTCGGCTCGCGATTGGGCGGCACCACTCATCGTGAGCTCGGCCGCACCATGGTGCAGGGCGCGCTTTGGTCACTCGTGCTGATCGGCCTCGCGGTCGCGACGGCGTTCGCCTGCAGCCAACTCGTCAGCTTCGACGTGCCGACCCTCATCCTGGCGCTGTCGCCCGGCGGTTTGGTGGAAATCACGCTGCTGGCCTATGCGATAGGCTTCGAGGTCGCCTTTGTCGTCACGACCCAGATCTGCCGGATCGTCGGCACGATGGTTCTGGCGCCGCTGATGTTCCAGCTTTTCGACAACAGAAATCCATGA
- a CDS encoding carboxymuconolactone decarboxylase family protein yields MSRFEIAETEWDERQQAFAQQLRGSARGKIGRPFLNLLPAPELAQRVADLGEWLRFKGAVAADVRELVTLAAAEFWRCPYEWLAHAPLARKAGLDVTALAGLARGENVEALTHAQRVALEAARSVLHSGKLDDAQFQRVAEVFGREGALEIVCLCGYYGLLAMVIHAGYADAEQPDWQESVDATLEAAG; encoded by the coding sequence ATGAGCCGATTCGAGATCGCCGAGACCGAGTGGGACGAGCGACAGCAAGCCTTCGCGCAACAGCTGCGGGGCAGCGCACGGGGCAAGATCGGCCGGCCATTCCTCAATCTCCTGCCGGCGCCCGAGCTCGCGCAACGCGTTGCCGACCTCGGTGAATGGCTGCGTTTCAAGGGGGCTGTGGCGGCGGATGTGCGGGAGCTGGTCACCCTCGCGGCGGCCGAATTCTGGCGTTGTCCCTATGAATGGCTCGCTCATGCGCCACTGGCCCGCAAGGCCGGGTTGGATGTCACGGCGCTGGCCGGGCTGGCACGGGGAGAAAACGTTGAGGCGCTCACACATGCGCAGCGCGTCGCGCTCGAAGCCGCCCGGTCCGTGCTCCATTCCGGCAAGCTGGATGACGCGCAATTTCAAAGGGTCGCTGAGGTTTTCGGGCGTGAGGGGGCTCTCGAGATCGTCTGCCTGTGCGGGTATTATGGGCTGCTCGCCATGGTTATCCATGCCGGCTATGCAGATGCCGAGCAGCCCGACTGGCAGGAGTCGGTCGACGCGACGCTTGAGGCGGCCGGCTGA
- a CDS encoding tripartite tricarboxylate transporter substrate binding protein — protein sequence MKLSALLATAVVATLSFTSVSTAQAQFTPKRPLEIAVHAGPGSGNDVFARALITVIDKNKLSPVRIQVANKPGGGSTTAAAYLASKAGNENTLGVFTNIWITDPLVSAEATNPLTSMTPVALVIREPGLIAVKADSPYKTLQDFIDAAKAAPGKLSQSGGSVLARENVLRQLLMGATGADWQFISFPSGGERLSALLGGHVNMMIVEPGEATSQVRSGAMRVIAAVADKRLPGFPDVPTLQEAGFNIPNLPQIRGIVAPPGTPKEVVAYYSDMIRKATETQEWKDYVAENGFEPAFTTPEETLKFITEYTEQLRGILEKAGIKLVAR from the coding sequence ATGAAACTCTCGGCCTTGCTGGCGACGGCGGTCGTCGCCACCCTATCGTTTACCTCTGTATCGACAGCGCAGGCACAGTTTACGCCGAAACGCCCACTGGAAATCGCGGTCCACGCCGGCCCGGGATCGGGCAATGACGTTTTCGCCCGTGCCTTGATCACGGTGATCGACAAGAACAAGCTCTCGCCCGTTCGGATTCAGGTCGCCAACAAGCCCGGCGGCGGCAGCACGACCGCGGCCGCCTATCTGGCAAGCAAGGCCGGTAATGAGAACACGTTGGGCGTGTTCACGAACATCTGGATAACGGATCCACTCGTCTCCGCCGAAGCGACGAACCCGCTAACCAGCATGACGCCTGTCGCGCTGGTCATCCGCGAGCCCGGCCTTATCGCGGTCAAGGCCGATTCGCCCTACAAGACGCTTCAGGACTTCATCGACGCCGCCAAGGCCGCGCCGGGCAAGCTCAGCCAGTCCGGCGGGTCGGTTCTCGCGCGTGAGAACGTTCTGCGCCAGTTGCTGATGGGCGCGACCGGTGCTGACTGGCAGTTCATATCGTTTCCCTCGGGCGGCGAGCGGCTTTCGGCGTTGCTTGGCGGTCACGTCAACATGATGATCGTGGAGCCCGGTGAGGCGACTTCCCAGGTCCGAAGTGGCGCGATGCGCGTGATCGCGGCCGTGGCCGACAAGCGGCTCCCGGGCTTCCCTGATGTTCCGACGCTCCAGGAGGCGGGCTTCAACATTCCGAACCTGCCGCAGATCCGCGGCATCGTCGCGCCTCCCGGCACGCCGAAGGAAGTGGTCGCGTATTACAGCGACATGATCCGGAAGGCGACCGAGACGCAGGAATGGAAGGACTATGTAGCCGAAAACGGCTTCGAGCCTGCCTTCACGACTCCCGAGGAAACCTTGAAATTCATTACCGAATACACTGAACAGCTGCGAGGTATCCTTGAGAAGGCCGGTATCAAGCTCGTCGCACGCTGA
- a CDS encoding MBL fold metallo-hydrolase — MLCQSHQFGDLRITRVLEMSGPTHDPAFLFPDLPAIALQDETGWLAPHHYQPSIDRLVVTIQIWMVQFGTTTVLIDPGIGNGKTRPAERQNRLNTLAPAWLAAAGATGDSVTDVILTHLHADHVGGCTLMQDSAWRPAFPNARHHIPHAEFDYVRERYVAGETGINSGAWADSVIPLIDAGLVDLFAPGDHLLGRFEVEDAAGHTPGQVTLWLNDGSGGSAVFAADIMHSPLQIRFPALNTRYCIWPERARQTRAAFLARAARSRAIVMPMHFGWPYRGLVARNGDDYAFTPLDW; from the coding sequence ATGCTGTGCCAGTCCCACCAGTTCGGTGACCTCCGCATCACGCGTGTCCTGGAGATGTCCGGGCCGACCCATGATCCTGCCTTCCTTTTTCCGGATCTGCCGGCGATCGCGCTTCAAGACGAAACCGGCTGGCTCGCTCCTCATCACTATCAGCCGTCGATCGACCGGCTCGTCGTCACGATTCAAATCTGGATGGTGCAGTTCGGCACGACCACCGTGCTCATCGACCCCGGTATCGGCAACGGAAAGACCCGCCCCGCCGAACGCCAGAATAGGCTGAATACGCTTGCTCCCGCCTGGCTCGCCGCAGCGGGCGCGACTGGGGACAGCGTCACGGACGTCATCCTGACCCATCTGCATGCTGACCATGTCGGCGGGTGCACGCTTATGCAGGACAGTGCCTGGCGGCCGGCGTTTCCCAATGCGCGCCACCATATCCCGCATGCGGAATTCGACTATGTGCGCGAGCGTTACGTGGCGGGCGAGACAGGCATCAACAGCGGTGCCTGGGCCGACAGCGTGATCCCGCTCATCGATGCCGGCCTTGTCGACCTCTTCGCGCCGGGCGATCACCTGCTTGGGCGGTTCGAGGTCGAGGATGCGGCCGGCCACACACCCGGGCAAGTCACGCTGTGGCTGAACGACGGGTCAGGCGGAAGCGCCGTCTTCGCGGCCGACATCATGCACAGTCCGCTCCAGATCCGCTTTCCCGCGCTCAACACCCGCTACTGCATCTGGCCCGAGCGCGCCCGGCAGACGCGGGCCGCGTTCCTGGCGCGCGCGGCGCGCAGCCGGGCCATCGTCATGCCCATGCATTTCGGATGGCCCTACCGCGGGCTTGTCGCGCGAAACGGCGACGATTACGCCTTCACGCCGCTTGACTGGTGA
- a CDS encoding GntR family transcriptional regulator — translation MDVAPNSRNKLRNKIEEDIVNGVFLPGQRMDEVSVAERFGVSRTPVREALMQLASIGLVEIRPRRGAIVAQIGPERLVQMFEVMAEYESMAGRLAARRYTDADRVAISIRHAACADAVARDDSVTYYEENEAFHFAIYAASHNDFLIEQATALHRRLKPYRRRRQRFRKRMHVSFAEHEQIVDAIFAMDGERASGLLRSHIIMQGEQFNDFIASLHLDDTDDQAGR, via the coding sequence ATGGATGTAGCGCCGAATTCGCGGAACAAGCTGCGCAACAAGATCGAGGAGGATATCGTCAACGGCGTATTCCTCCCCGGGCAGCGCATGGATGAAGTGTCGGTCGCGGAGCGGTTCGGTGTCTCGCGAACGCCGGTACGCGAGGCGTTGATGCAACTGGCTTCAATCGGGCTGGTGGAGATCCGCCCGCGCCGCGGCGCCATCGTCGCGCAGATTGGGCCGGAGCGCCTCGTCCAGATGTTCGAGGTGATGGCGGAATACGAAAGCATGGCCGGCCGTCTGGCGGCGCGCAGATATACGGATGCCGACCGGGTGGCGATCTCGATCCGCCACGCGGCCTGTGCCGATGCCGTGGCGCGTGATGACTCGGTGACCTACTATGAGGAGAACGAGGCTTTCCACTTTGCCATCTACGCGGCGAGCCACAACGATTTCCTGATTGAACAGGCCACCGCGTTGCACAGGCGGTTGAAGCCCTACCGTCGTCGGCGCCAACGCTTTCGCAAACGCATGCACGTCTCCTTTGCCGAGCATGAGCAGATCGTGGATGCGATTTTCGCGATGGATGGCGAGCGCGCATCCGGCCTGCTGCGATCCCACATCATCATGCAAGGTGAGCAGTTCAACGACTTCATCGCATCGTTGCACCTCGACGATACGGACGACCAGGCCGGTCGCTGA
- a CDS encoding alpha/beta hydrolase, translating to MSATVSAEMITRGAEATLEVLKQGEGPLVVMLPSLGRPATDFDPIARIVAERGYTVLRPQPRGIGRSRSPAPYKDLHDCAADIATVIEAYGGGPAFVAGHAFGNRVTRMLATDRPDLISGISIIAANVGIAPSGPKMRAAIRASANADLPDDERLEALRFAFFAPGNDPTGWLKDWYPEVLAAQRHAGDQTPRSEDYAGGTGPLLYLQPDTDPLAHVEDAEIFKKELGDRVTVVVIPHASHAALPEQPDFIAAQLLSFMERILPARAA from the coding sequence ATGAGCGCAACCGTATCGGCCGAGATGATCACGCGCGGCGCGGAGGCCACGCTTGAAGTTCTGAAACAGGGCGAAGGTCCGCTGGTCGTCATGCTGCCGTCGCTTGGCCGCCCGGCGACGGACTTCGATCCCATCGCCCGCATCGTCGCGGAGCGCGGCTACACCGTGCTGCGGCCGCAGCCTCGCGGCATCGGCCGCAGCAGGTCGCCGGCTCCTTACAAAGACCTGCACGATTGTGCCGCCGATATCGCGACCGTGATCGAGGCCTACGGCGGCGGTCCGGCCTTCGTGGCGGGACATGCCTTTGGCAACCGCGTAACGCGCATGCTCGCGACCGATCGGCCGGATCTGATCAGTGGCATATCGATCATCGCGGCCAATGTCGGCATTGCCCCCAGCGGCCCGAAGATGCGCGCGGCTATCCGGGCAAGCGCCAATGCCGACCTGCCGGACGATGAGAGGCTCGAAGCGCTGCGTTTTGCATTTTTCGCGCCCGGCAACGACCCGACGGGTTGGTTGAAGGATTGGTATCCGGAGGTGTTGGCCGCCCAGCGACACGCCGGTGACCAGACGCCGCGCAGCGAGGACTATGCCGGCGGCACAGGGCCGTTGCTCTATCTGCAGCCGGATACCGATCCCCTCGCCCATGTCGAGGACGCGGAGATCTTCAAGAAAGAGCTGGGCGATCGCGTGACCGTGGTCGTCATACCCCATGCCAGCCATGCCGCCTTGCCGGAGCAGCCGGATTTCATAGCCGCGCAACTACTCTCCTTCATGGAGCGTATCCTCCCTGCGAGGGCGGCATGA
- a CDS encoding ribonuclease activity regulator RraA has translation MLSAETRQKLKSVSTATLSTALFKRGLRNQFIQDVSPLQFKGDNMVGEAFTLRYIPAREDLNTIDVFRDRSHPQRKAVEECPPGSVMVFDSRKDARAASAGAILVSRLMMRGVAGVVTDGGFRDSPDIAALAIPAYHHRPSAPTNLTHHQALDINVPIGCGDVAVFPGDVVVGDGEGVIVIPAHLANEIASEAVEMTAFEDFVQQEVLKGRSILGLYPPTDPQTQTDYAAWRQANGR, from the coding sequence ATGCTGTCTGCAGAAACCCGCCAGAAGCTGAAATCCGTGAGCACCGCGACGCTGAGCACGGCGCTGTTCAAGCGGGGATTGCGCAATCAGTTCATCCAGGATGTCAGCCCCTTGCAGTTCAAGGGCGACAACATGGTGGGCGAAGCTTTCACGCTTCGCTATATCCCGGCGCGCGAGGATCTGAACACCATCGACGTCTTTCGTGATCGTTCTCACCCGCAGCGCAAGGCCGTCGAAGAATGCCCGCCGGGCTCTGTAATGGTTTTCGACAGCCGCAAGGACGCACGTGCGGCATCGGCTGGCGCCATTCTTGTCTCCCGGCTCATGATGCGCGGGGTCGCTGGTGTCGTGACCGACGGCGGCTTTCGCGACAGCCCCGATATCGCGGCGTTGGCGATCCCGGCCTATCACCACCGCCCTTCCGCTCCCACCAATCTGACCCACCATCAGGCGCTCGATATCAACGTGCCCATCGGTTGCGGCGATGTCGCCGTGTTTCCCGGTGATGTCGTTGTCGGCGATGGTGAGGGGGTGATCGTCATTCCCGCCCATCTCGCTAATGAGATCGCGAGCGAGGCGGTGGAAATGACCGCCTTTGAGGACTTCGTCCAGCAGGAGGTCCTGAAGGGCCGTTCAATCCTCGGTCTTTACCCGCCCACAGATCCCCAGACGCAGACCGACTATGCGGCATGGCGGCAGGCTAACGGCCGCTAG
- a CDS encoding enoyl-CoA hydratase/isomerase family protein: MLTIADSGPRLVRVEAAIAWIELGGANTGNMLTRQQMTMLSEAIRLAGADPDVSVVAIAPGGGAFCLGRNGKGEPAEALPWDARQRQMGVTLDVYDAIAACPIPVVACVQGNAIGFGAALAGGCDITLAARSARFALPEIKHSIPATLAMSALIRKIPEKALAHLIYSGEEISAEDALALGLVSKVFPAETFEESCSAYLLALASRKRLLLETIKRYIGKAPQLSPEMASEYAGTLMALVKPSL; this comes from the coding sequence ATGCTCACAATTGCCGATAGCGGACCGCGACTGGTCAGGGTGGAAGCGGCTATCGCCTGGATTGAACTGGGCGGGGCCAACACCGGAAATATGCTGACGCGTCAACAGATGACGATGCTCAGTGAGGCGATCCGCTTGGCGGGCGCTGATCCCGATGTCTCGGTTGTCGCAATTGCGCCCGGAGGGGGGGCTTTCTGCCTCGGCCGCAATGGCAAGGGAGAGCCGGCGGAAGCCCTCCCTTGGGACGCGCGCCAGAGGCAGATGGGTGTGACGCTGGACGTCTACGACGCCATCGCGGCGTGTCCAATCCCTGTCGTCGCTTGTGTCCAAGGCAACGCCATCGGCTTCGGCGCGGCGCTCGCCGGAGGATGCGACATTACCCTTGCGGCGCGCAGCGCGCGTTTTGCCTTGCCTGAGATCAAGCATTCGATTCCGGCGACGCTCGCCATGTCCGCGCTCATACGCAAGATACCCGAGAAGGCTCTGGCGCATCTGATCTATTCAGGCGAGGAGATTTCAGCTGAGGACGCCCTGGCGCTTGGTCTGGTGAGCAAGGTATTCCCGGCGGAGACCTTCGAGGAGAGTTGCTCCGCCTATCTCCTAGCTCTCGCGTCGCGCAAGCGGCTGCTGCTGGAGACGATCAAGCGGTATATCGGTAAAGCGCCCCAGCTATCCCCTGAAATGGCTTCCGAATATGCCGGTACGCTGATGGCTCTGGTAAAGCCGAGCCTATAG
- a CDS encoding alpha/beta hydrolase, whose protein sequence is MTELHWTERDGVSLHYKLSGSGRSLVLIHELSGTSDSWDEVLKRLGDGYRVLRADQRGAGLSEKVRQPFDVTTMAADTLAVIAAAGLDAPYTIAGIASGAAIAVELAALLGRDVEQLLLCSPALKANPDRRDYLLQRGAKACREGMRLIIDVVFERSFPEDTITDRAVYDEYRSRFLAIDPFCYEQANAMLANVDVTEAKSKLECPVLVLAGTRDLLRPVGHVRADVAGIANCDLRVVESGHIMILQAPEAVAGALRDLHQSSGVKA, encoded by the coding sequence ATGACGGAACTGCACTGGACGGAACGCGATGGCGTCAGCCTCCATTACAAGCTCTCGGGATCCGGCAGGAGCCTGGTCCTGATCCACGAGCTGTCCGGGACATCGGACAGCTGGGACGAGGTCTTGAAGCGGCTGGGTGACGGCTATCGCGTGTTGCGCGCGGACCAGCGCGGCGCGGGGCTTTCTGAAAAGGTCCGGCAGCCCTTCGATGTCACGACAATGGCGGCAGATACCCTTGCCGTGATTGCGGCGGCTGGCCTCGATGCCCCCTACACGATCGCCGGCATAGCCTCCGGCGCCGCGATCGCCGTTGAGCTCGCGGCCCTGCTGGGCCGGGACGTCGAGCAGCTTCTGCTGTGCTCGCCGGCGCTGAAAGCCAATCCCGACAGGCGAGACTATCTCCTCCAACGCGGTGCGAAGGCCTGCCGCGAAGGTATGCGCTTGATCATCGACGTTGTATTTGAGCGCTCTTTCCCGGAAGACACGATCACGGACCGCGCAGTCTACGACGAATACCGGTCCCGTTTCCTGGCCATTGATCCGTTCTGCTATGAGCAGGCAAACGCCATGCTGGCCAACGTCGACGTCACGGAGGCGAAGTCGAAGCTGGAGTGTCCGGTGCTGGTGCTGGCCGGCACACGCGACCTGTTGCGTCCGGTGGGCCACGTCCGTGCCGACGTCGCAGGAATCGCGAATTGCGACCTGCGTGTCGTTGAAAGCGGTCACATCATGATCCTGCAGGCGCCGGAAGCAGTCGCCGGCGCCCTTCGTGATCTTCACCAGTCAAGCGGCGTGAAGGCGTAA
- a CDS encoding tripartite tricarboxylate transporter permease, producing MDIINGLAHGFGIALVPQNLLWCFVGCFLGTVVGILPGLGPAATIAILMPLTLNMDPAGGIIMLTGIYYGAKYGGSTTSILLNMPGESSSVVSCIDGYQMARNGRAGAALGIAAIASFIAGTVGIVLLTLVAPAVARFALSFSAPEYFALMAFGLSLVVLLSGASLLKGLLALLVGLWLSTIGIDLFSAQSRFTFGRSELLGGLDFVVIAIGVFAIAEILTTIQHRQEGTLIPVPKGFRNLLPSREELKASRFAFVNGSFTGFIIGVLPGAGSAIASFIAYGIEKAVSKRKEMFGKGAPEGLAAPEGANNADTGGALVPLLTLGIPGGGTTAILLSALVLWGIRPGPLMITESPDIFWGLVASMYVGNVVLLLLNLPLVPLFAQLLRVPTWILFPVIFGLSIIGAYSVSERIFDVELLAAFGLLGFLMAKTGFPSAPLILGFVLGDAMERALRQSLMMSQGDLTTFFQRPISLVLLIAAVVILLLPLVSWFNRARVRAISEGA from the coding sequence ATGGACATTATCAACGGGCTCGCCCATGGCTTCGGCATCGCGCTGGTGCCGCAGAACCTGCTCTGGTGCTTCGTCGGGTGCTTTCTGGGAACCGTCGTCGGAATTCTGCCGGGCCTCGGACCCGCGGCGACGATCGCCATCTTGATGCCCCTCACACTGAACATGGATCCAGCCGGCGGCATCATCATGCTGACGGGCATCTACTACGGCGCCAAATATGGGGGCTCGACAACATCGATCCTGCTCAACATGCCGGGCGAGTCGAGCTCGGTCGTGTCCTGCATCGACGGTTACCAGATGGCGCGCAACGGGCGTGCCGGCGCGGCGCTCGGCATCGCGGCGATCGCGTCCTTCATCGCCGGCACCGTGGGCATCGTGCTGCTCACGCTCGTCGCCCCGGCGGTCGCCCGCTTCGCACTGTCCTTCTCGGCGCCGGAATATTTCGCGTTGATGGCCTTCGGCCTCTCGCTGGTTGTCCTGCTGTCGGGAGCCTCGCTGCTCAAGGGCCTGCTCGCGCTGCTCGTTGGCCTGTGGCTATCGACCATCGGCATCGATCTCTTCTCCGCGCAGTCACGCTTCACGTTCGGCCGCAGTGAACTTCTCGGCGGGCTCGACTTCGTCGTGATCGCCATCGGTGTCTTTGCCATCGCGGAAATCCTGACCACCATCCAGCACCGGCAGGAAGGCACGCTGATTCCCGTGCCGAAGGGCTTCCGCAATCTCCTGCCAAGCCGCGAGGAGTTGAAGGCGTCGCGCTTCGCGTTCGTGAACGGCTCGTTCACGGGATTCATCATCGGCGTGCTGCCGGGAGCCGGGTCGGCGATCGCATCCTTTATCGCCTATGGCATCGAGAAGGCTGTCTCGAAGCGCAAGGAGATGTTCGGCAAGGGGGCGCCGGAAGGGCTGGCAGCGCCGGAAGGCGCGAATAACGCGGATACCGGCGGCGCACTCGTTCCCCTGCTGACACTCGGCATCCCGGGCGGCGGCACCACCGCCATTCTGTTGTCGGCGCTCGTTCTCTGGGGCATCCGTCCCGGGCCACTGATGATCACGGAATCACCGGATATCTTTTGGGGCCTCGTTGCCTCCATGTATGTCGGCAACGTCGTCCTGCTTCTTCTCAACCTGCCGCTCGTTCCGCTCTTCGCGCAGCTCTTGCGCGTGCCGACATGGATCCTGTTTCCCGTCATCTTCGGCCTGTCGATCATCGGGGCTTACAGCGTCTCGGAGCGCATCTTCGACGTCGAACTCCTGGCGGCCTTCGGTCTGCTCGGCTTCCTGATGGCGAAGACGGGTTTCCCGAGCGCACCGCTCATCCTCGGCTTTGTGCTTGGCGACGCGATGGAACGCGCGCTACGCCAATCGCTGATGATGTCGCAGGGCGATCTCACGACCTTCTTCCAGCGTCCCATCTCGCTGGTCCTACTGATAGCGGCGGTCGTCATCCTGCTGTTGCCGCTGGTCAGCTGGTTCAATCGTGCCCGTGTCCGGGCCATCAGCGAAGGCGCGTGA